The Rubripirellula reticaptiva DNA window CCGTGAATCAGGCCACTGATGAGCCTGGATTACGGTGTTTTAGCACTGAAGTACCCCCACAAGGACTCGAACCTTGGACCCAGGGATTAAGAGTCCCTTGCTCTACCAACTGAGCTATGGAGGCGTGGTTGCTCTGACGTTTCCGTCTTTGCTGGAAGAGAGTTTAACAATTTCTCGCGGCAGGGCAACTCGGGTTTCTCGGTTTATTCCTCGGCTTTTAGCGTGAACGATCCGAGGTGCATTCCGGAGGCTTCGTCGTAGGCGAATGTGCCGCTTGGAGCGAAGAATTTCTCGAACTTCTCGAACGGTGGCAGCTCATTTCGTTCCAACATGCCGACGACTTTTGTCGCTAGCGGATTCTTCTCGCCCTGTTTCTTCAGGAACTTCCGCGTGTCGGGTGACTGGGCCAATCCGTAGAGCTGGCGAATGTATTCCGAGCTTCTTAGAAACGAAACCATGAACGGCTTTTCACCGTCAAGTTTTCCGCCAAGTTCGCTGGCCACGAGTTCAAATTCAGGAACCGAGACTAATTGATTCAGCGACCCAGAAGACGCCATCGATGCTCGTTCCAAGAATTCCCGGCTATCGCTGATCAGCAACCAATTGCCGAGCACGGTGAAGCAGGGTTCCGGTTTGCGCAGTCCCTGAGGCATGTTGCCGCCGCGGCCAGTCTTGATCAGGTAGATCACGTTGCCGCCTACTGTTGCAACTTCGATTCGCCCGGGCATGCGGTCACGAATCTTGGCGATCACGGATTTTGCTTTGACTGGGTCTTTGACCTCGAGTCCGTGCAACTGGACCTGGCTGTTGAGTTTGATTGGTGGCTGGACCCATCGACACGACACGTATCGTCCGGTCACTTGGTCAAGAACGTCCTCTTCCAGTTCGAGTCCGAGGCGAGTTTTTAAGGGCTCGGCCACAAAGCGCCCAAGTGGATCGGGACCTTGGAACTTTTCTAACACCTTTCCGAGATTCTTGTATGTCGTTGGGAAATCCCATTGGACCGACGTGTAGCTGGTCACGTCCGATGGCACCCAATCCGGCGGTGTGGTTTCAACAGTTTCGGGTCGTAAGACGCCAAAGAAACCGTCGCGTGGCGTGTCAATCAGGATGTGCAAATGACTGATCTCTTCGAACACTTCGCCGCCGCGAAAGGAACTGCCACCGAGCCCACGGATTTTGGCGATACCGAGCTCTTCGACGATTGGCCAAACGAATGCTGCCGCGCCGCCTCGTTTGATCAGACGTTCAACGATGTGGTAGGGATCGACAAAGAATGTCAGTTGCGGCCGAGTTGATTCGGCGCCGATTGACCGAGACATCACAGACGTAAAATCTGTTCGTTCGGCGAGTGTGGCTTCGTCGCTCTTGCCGATCCAGTGATCGAGTGCCGTGGATGCGGTTCCGTGTCCGATGCCCAACACCAATGTTTTTTCGCGAAAGAAGTACTCGATTTCGGGACGCCCTTCACGTGGCGGCATCAAACGGATCAGATCGGTTCCGTCGACCTTGGAAACACGCCGGACGTATCCCGATTGTGTCGCGCCCGATTCGAGCTTTTCGATAGCGGCCATCAGGTCATCGACTTGTTTGCCCGCGTCGACAATGAACATGCCGGCGAACGAGTTTTGTTGCCGAGCCTTGCGTGCGATGCGGCGGCGGATCGCGTCGGGCGACTCGTCATCGGCATCGTCTTGAACCTTGGCCTCTTCGGCGTCGGATAGATTTCCTGGCAGGGCCGCGATTGCGACTTGGCCGCTTGGAATTGCCAGTAATTCGTCTAGTGTCAAGCCAACTCGTTGGCCCACCCGTTCAAACAATTCAGCAAGCGTTTGGTAGATGTCGCCGGCCAAAGGGCGAAGCGAAGGATCGGCAAGCATCTTGCCGACTGCCGAGCCGGAAAAGTCATCACGCATTTGATCGACGTTGTCCAGCCGAATGTACGCCAGCGTGTCGTGGGGCAACATTCGCGGTGCGCCGGGAACGGTTGATTCCGGAGCGTCGGTTTTTCGACTCGAGGCGTCTTGAGCATGCACGGGGGCGACGATTGCAAGCGAGATCGCAAACAGAGCGGCTAACCCGAATTGCGAACGTCGGAAACGATGTGGCATGGAAAAGAAACTCCGAAAATGGAAAGACTGGACGAAGAGCATGCTGCGGACGGTGAAAGGGCCTGTTTGATTAGCTTAGCCGAAACAACCGCTTCATTGCTTTCATTCGACACAATCGGATACATCTTGGCATCCGGATCAAATTTCGCGAACGTTCGTCACAGCCGTTCACTTTCAGCGGAACGAAACTCGTCCATTGCGGTTAAGATGGGTGATCCGATCCCCTTAAATGCTCGCGTGGAGTTTCAGGCGCTTATGTTTCGTTCAAAGACAAGTTTCGTTGCCATCTTGGCTCTAGCAACGGTCTCGATTTCCATTGGTTCCACATCCGCGCAAGGCCAAAATACGGGCACCGGAACGAATGCGGCGGGTGCCGGCGGTGTTACGACTCCTGGTGGAATGGGCAGCCTGGATGTGTCGACGGCTTTCTCAGCCATCGAGCGTGGTACGGCTGTTGGATCGACCGGAAATACTGGAGCCGGGTTTAGCTCGTTAAGTGTCGCGGCACCTAACAGCGGCGCAGGCGGCGGTCGTACGACTGGCGGCGGAGGCTTTGGCGGACTTGGCGGATTCGGTGGATTGTTTGGGAACACTTCCGCGGCGAATCAGAATGTGAAACCGGTCATTCGCACACGTTTGCGATCAGCCGTTGAAGTCCCTGCAAGGACGAACAGCTATGTCCAGCAAACGGCTAGCCAAACGATGCGTTCCGTTCCAAGCCGCGCCGGCCTTAACGGCGTTGGCGTCTATGTCGAAAACGGCACCGCAGTTGTAACGGGGGTTGTCCGAAGCGAACGTGACCGTCGAATGAGCGAACTGATGATGCGGTTGGAACCTGGTGTTCACCGAGTTGAAAATCGTGTGGTCGTTTCACCCTAAGTTACAGCGACACTTGCCGCTTTTGCAGTTGGGCTTTGAGGGTTCGCGTCCCTCGGAATGGACTACAGATCGTTGAGTCCGTTGAACTGTACCGGGAAGATTCGGTACAGGCCGTCCGTGAAGATCTGTTGTGCCCAGTTATTGAACCGAGTGATCGGTTTGTTGGGCACGATGATGACATCACCATCGCGTAGCCAGATTTCATCGGCGGGAGTTGGTCGTTTACCTAACATCGCGCCTTGCAGATCCAGTACGGTCGAGATCAGACGCCAATCTTCGGCCCGCCGGAACACGACGACTTGTCGTAGGTTGCCACCGATTTGGTGGCCACCGGCTGACGCGATCGCGCCAAGTACGGTCGTCGGTGCGTCCAACTGAATTCGACCGGGCTGGTTGACTTGTCCAAGCACGTGAACTTGGTGCGGTGCTTGCTGGGTTAGGATCGGTTCGGTGTCGATACCAACGACGATCTCTTTGTACCGCAAATTGATTTCGCGTTTTAGCTGATTCAGCGAAAATCCTTGCACACAGACTTCGCCGATACCGGGCAAACGAACCTTGCCGTCAGGTGTGACCTCGACGGTGATCGATTGCTGATTAAAACCGCTCTGTCCACCGACTGCGTTGCGAATATCTTCGGCAAGTGTGTTTGTCTTGACAGGGGTCACATCGATCGAAGGCTGCTTGACGAACTTCGAGTACTCTTCGTCAAGGATTTCTCGCAGTTGCGCGACCGTCAATCCAGCGGCGTGAACTTGCCCCAACATGCGAACCGTGATGGTGCCGTCGGGTTGAACCATTAGCCCAGATTCTAACGAGCCGCGGGTCAGGTCGGCGTCGGTTCCCGATTCGATCAAAACTTCGTCGCCGGGTGTCAGCTTGTATTCGCCGGTACGTTGGCGACGAGTGATTAGGTACAGCACTTGGACTTGGTCGCCAGGACGAAGACGATATTCGCTTAGGTGCGCAAACCGCGACGGTCCGGCGTAACCGCCTGGGCCGTAGGCATCGAACGGCATCGGGCGAATGTCACGCCAGCGAGCTTCGGCACCACAGTTGTCTCGGCAATCAACGCCGATCATGCATTTCTGGCAACCCCCCACACACGGATATCCACCCGGCGTGCTCTGGCATCCGCACGGGCTGGCCACGGGATTATCCGTCAGATCCATGATCCGCGTATCGGCCGAGTCCAGGACTGAAACCGTACCCTGTTGAGCCACAGCCTGAGTTGCCATCGCACACAACCCGACTGCGAACATCACGCCTGCAGAGACGCTTTTCATCTTGGTCAGGCAGCGTGCGGATTGAGTCGTTTTGACGCTGGACGGATTGAACTTCATCGAAACCTACCGAAATTTTTGAGAGAACACCAAGGTTGCTTCACCTAGTCGTTTGCGACCGCGAAACCGCGGCGGCCTATCGCTAGTTACCAAGGCTTCTTGAATTTGCCAAACAGGCGTCGCAGGGCATTGGGTTGTTGTTCACGATTGTTCTCGTCGACTTCCGTCATCGCTGGTTCGAACGGCTGCGATTGCGGCGAGTCGGTGGTGAAGGCGTGGTTCAGTTTGGCGCTAGCGAGTGACGCGGGTACGCGATTGGTCGGTGTTGCCGGAGCGCTTGCAAGTTGGCTCGGCGGCATCACTGACTTGGAAACCGATGCAAACTCGGATGGCGTCAGTTCGACGATCTCGGGTGTCTGTGCGTAACCGTTTGCTGACACCTCAGCGGCCTGATTGCCGATGTACGACTGAGTCCCAGTGCGAGCCTGGATCGACGCGAGCATTCGGGTGGCGGATTCTTCATCGCCCGACGACCGCATGACCTTCACAAGGGCTTCCGCCGTTCGCGGGTCAAAATCAATCGACATCGAATGCTCCAGGGCCCAGCGGGCTTCGCCGAGCAATCCGATGTCGGACAAATGCATCCCGAGCCGCGACGCCAGACTCGCGTTGTTGGGTTGTCCTTGCAGTGCTGCACGTCGAAGGCACAGCGCAGTTTCGCTGGGAAGTGTTTTTGCGTCGGCGCGGTCCAGGTAGACGGCCGCTAACAAATCCATCGCTTGGGCGGTGATTTGATCCTGGCCCGCGATCGTGGCGAAATGGACTCGTGCGAAATCGAGGTACTGGTCCGCCACATCACTGGGTTCTAACGGAACCAACGAGGCTGGATTGGCTGGGTCTTTTCGTGGGACGACGCTGGTTTGGTGGCTGCGAGCGATACGGTGAATCGCGTCGTCATCGACTGCTCCGTAGACTCCGGTGAAGTCTCTGGCTTCTAAGATCGCGTTCTTCCCGATTTCTAGATTCTGCCGTGCGGTAATCGCTGACGGAGAAGTCGCGACGCCTGACTCTAGTTTGGCTAAATCGATTGCTTCGGCTGCGTGTTGCAGTGCTTCCCAAGCGGATGCTTCGGCCGACATCCAGGCGTGAGCGTTGTATTCCTGAGTCGCTTGCTCGATCATCCGGCGTGCGATCTCCATCGATGCTACCGAAGTGGATGAACGTAGGTATCGTGTTTTTGCGGTGGCGACTGGCAATGCCGCTGTGGCTTGGGTTGGTCGAGACGCGGCCGGGTCTGCAACAGTCGGCGTTGCTGGTGCTGGGTTACTCGGCGAGGATACTGCCGGCATACGAATCGCGGGCATGCGAATGGTTTTCGGCTTTTGATCGTCGGCGTGTGCCGCCGTCGCGGTAGCAGAAACCATCAAGAGAGCCGACAACCATTGTCGCCGAATGTCGCACTTAGCAGTGTGAGTCGAGATTCGGCGTTGATTGCGTATGTTTGGCATGGTCTCGGTCCCTAGTCGTAAAGCGTCAGCACGTTGAAGACGTGCATCCATCCCTACAGATCGGACCAACCAACCAAATATCACTGCTAAACTTAACCGCGAGCATCGTTGCATCTGTACGGCGACGAACAATCCCGCAGAACCGTCAAAGTCGATGGGGCCGCGACCTGTCTGGCCGGATTGACGCCGCGACGAAGTTGAAGAATTTGGGCGGATTTGCTAAAGATTGCCGGTGCGTTCGCGTGGTGCGATGGCCTAGGCGGGCGTTGGGCGGCCAAAGAAGAAACCTTGAGCCAATTCGAAGCCGATTTCTTTGCAAACTTCGGCTTCTTCCGCGGTTTCGATGCCTTCGGCGAGTGCAACGATGTCCAGATCGCGGACCATCGTGACTAAAGTTTCAAGCATTCGTCGACGCTGTTCATTGGCGCGGTCGATTGCCCGAACCAACGAAATATCAAACTTAACAAAGTTGGGACGAGCTTCGATCAATTCTGCCAATCGTGCTTGGCCGGATCCAAAATCGTCGTATGCAAGTCGAATGTTTAGATCTCGCAGTGCGGAACTGAGTGTCTGCATCAGCTTTGGATTCGTCACGGCGGATTCGTGAATTTCCAGCACCAGGTCGGTGCCGCCAGTCATGTCACGTAGGTTGATCAGCGATTTGATCAGTCCGTCGCCGTCTTCCATTTCACGCGGGTGAGTGTTGACGAACAGAGTCGGACGTTCGGGAAGATCGCGACCGACGCGGATTCCTTCCCATCGAAGCAATTGGCTGAGTTCGACTTCGAGGTTCAGTTGTTCAGCGGCTTGGAACATCGCGCCGACCGATTCTAATCCGAACACGCTGCCGCGTCCCAGGATCTCGAAACCAATCGCTTGACTGTCTTTCATGTCCACGATGGCTTGGAAGTGAGGTTTGACAAGCCGCTCGCTCATCAAACGATCAAACTGAACAAGTGCGAGTGCTTGATCGCAAACGTTTTCTGCGTAGGTACCGTTGCTCATTCCCGTCGGCGATTGACGTCGGACGCGGAAAGGGGCTTCGGCAAAGTGAATCAAGTCTTCTTCGCTGATCGCGATCGGGGCGTTGGGGGCAAGTCGGTTTCCGTTGACGTAGGTTCCGTTGGTGCTGCCCATGTCTCGCAGCATCAAGATTCCGTTATCCACCCACATCGATGCGTGACTGCCGCTGACAGTTCGAAACTGCAGCTTTAGCGAAACGCCAGATTTACGGCCGACAACGTACGGATTTCCATCGACAGGAATGTGCATGACTCCTTCGCCCGGTTGTGTGGGGCCCGATAGGAACCAAACATCATCCGCGACAAGCGAGCTGCGACGTAGTCGTTCAATGGTGGCGAGATCGACCGAAGGCATCGAAGGTTATCCAAGATATATAAACATACGAAACAGTTGGATCAGTGGCTCAACGAGCAACTTGTACAGCAGTCGGAAAGTCCGTCTCGCGGTACCAATGCTACGGTGGCATAAGAAACCTAGGTCACTATTGCGTGCATCGCCGGCGGGTGTGCAGGTTTTCTAAACTTGCGTTGTGAGCAAAAGGAATATGGGGGCTGCCCTTCTGTTGGGCGGACAGGTTTTCGCTAACGGTAGGGCGGCTGCCAGAACCGAAAGCAACGTGACTGGTTGCTTCAATCGTTCCAAACGAATCACGCTCCCGCTCCCTTTGGAAGGATAAGGACACTCGTTTTGTTCAGCGGTTTGAGGACAAGGCAATATTTACCGACGATGCCAGTCATTCTTTCTCGAACTGTTAATTGCGAGCTACGTTTGAAGGAATTGGTTGGTTGGGGCTGTGTAGGTGCCCGTTCAACCTAGGTGCCCGTTCAATCCTTAGATTCTCACCAAACAGTACAACTGATATGACCACCCTGACTTCTGAAACGCAGTCCTTTGAACCAAGCTTGCTGGGCGGGCTACTTTCGAACGACACGTTCTGGCCCAGCCAGCCTCAGAACACTAGCGAAACTGGTCTGAGCGAATCGTTCATCGAAGCGCTCGTCATGAAAACTGTCTTGATCGGCGGTACCATCAGCGGTCGTGCGGTTTCGGATCGAACTGGGCTGACGTTCCGAGTCATCGAGCCTTTGTTGGACGTGCTGCGAACTCGCAAACTGGTTTCGCACGTTCGACCCGCTGCCTTCAACGACTACTACTATTCGCTGACCGAAGCTGGGCAGAAGCGGTCGCAAGATTACATGAAGCAGTGCAGCTATGTCGGGCCTGCGCCCGTACCGTTGCAAGACTACGTATTAAGTGTCGAAGCCCAAGCTGCCGGATTGGACCCGATCGATCGCGACCAACTTCGCGAAGCGTTAGCGGATATCTCGTACCAAGACGGATTGCTGGACGAACTAGGACCAGCCGTTAACAGCAACACGGGTATGTTCCTGTTCGGGCCTCCCGGCAACGGAAAGACCACGATTGCAAGATGCTTGACACGAGTGCTAGGTCAAGAAATCTGGATTCCTCATGCAATCATTGATGACGGAAACTTGATCAAGCTGCAAGACGATGCATTCCATCGTCCCGCGCCGGTTCCCGAAGCAAGCGGTAATATCCTGAAGGCTCAGGAATGGGATCGCCGATGGTTAAGAATCGGACGTCCGACGGTCGTCGTCGGTGGCGAACTGGTGATGGAAAACCTTGAGGTTCGTCACGATCCACGATCCAATATTTGCGAAGCACCATTGCAGATGAAGAGTAACTGCGGATGCTTGTTGATCGACGACTTCGGCCGACAACGTATTGAGCCCGAGGAACTTCTTAACCGCTGGATCGTGCCGCTGGAAAACAACTGCGACTATCTGACGTTACCGACGGGTAAGAAGATTCAGATTCCATTCGAGCAACTCATCATCTTTTCGACCAACCTAGAACCTGCTTCGTTGGTTGACGAGGCGTTCTTGCGCCGAGTTCCTTACAAGATCTTCGTCGACGATCCGACACCCGAAGAGTTCATTCAGTTGATGACTGATGTGGCAAAAAAGCTTGGCTTTCCTAACACACCGCAGGCGGCCTCGCATTTGCTGAAGTTTTACGGCGAAACCAACCGCAACCTTCGTCGTTGTCATCCGCGTGACTTGCTGACTCAAGTCGCCAACTTTTGTAAGTACCGAAAGCTTCCCTTCGCGATCAGGCCCGAGTATCTCGATCAAGCTTGCCGCAGCTACTTCAGCCAACTGTAAACATCATGCCAACGATTCAACGAAAAAAGATCTGTGCTGGATACGAGCCCGTACCCGGCTACGTTCTCGAGGAAGTGATTGGCCGCGGCGGTTTCGGCGAGGTCTGGCGGTCGTCGGCGCCGGGTGGGTTAAAGAAAGCGATCAAGTTCGTTTTCGGCAACCAAGACCAGTCGCGCGCTACCCGAGAAATGCGTTCACTTGAACGTGTGAAGGGAGTTCATCACCCCTTCCTATTGACGTTGGAACGGTTCGAAGTGATTGACGATCAATTGATCATCATCACCGAATTGGCTGATGGCTCGCTTGAAGATGTTTTCAAACGTCATCGCGACAATGGATCTTGCGGAATTCCTCGCGACGTCTTGCTTTCGCACCTACACGATACCGCGGATGGACTGGACTATCTGCACCAATCCTACCAACTGCAGCACCTGGATATTAAGCCGGGTAATCTTCTGATCATCGGCGGTCATGTCAAGGTCGCCGACTTTGGTCTGTTGAAAGACTTGCGGGACATTGATTGCAGCGTCGTTGGCGGACTGACACCCATCTACGCGCCACCCGAAGTGTTCGACGGTCGACCAAGTTTGCATAGCGATCAATATTCGCTTGCCGTCATGTTCCAAGAACTGTTGACCGGGACGCGTCCCTTCAGTGGGCGTACGATCGCGCAACTAGCGACCCAGCACGTTCACAGCGCGCCAAACCTTGAAGCCCTGCCGCCGAGCGACAGGCCGGTCATCGCACGTGCGCTTGAAAAGAACCCTAACCGACGATTCCCAAGCTGCAAAGCGTTTGTCGAAGCACTGCGGAATCACCGTGATCGATTGAGCCAAATTCAGAGTCAGTTTGTCGATGATGACGCTCACGATACCGAAGATGGAGTTGTCACGCCGGGCGCAAGTGTCGAAGATCTGCCGCAAATCGCTGAAGGTTCGTCCAACCGAAAAGGAGTGCTCGCTCAGCACGCACTTGTGATCGGGTTGGGCGGAACTGGTGCTGAATGTGTTCGCGAACTGCGTCACCGCATTGCTGAACTGCACATCGCCAGTCCGTTGCATCTGCACAGCATGGTGATTGATACGGACCTGTCAACGATCCACACGTTGCGTTTGGGCGAAGTTTCCGATCGAGTTCCCAAATGCAACAGCGTCTACACACCGCTGCGAACGGCGCACGAGTACCGCGATGCGGGGACGAACCGACTGAAATCAATTTCCCGGCGTTGGATCTATAACGTTCCACGTAGTGGGTCCACCGAAGGAATGCGACCGCTTGGTCGATTAGCCCTGGTCGATCACGGAAAGATGGTCAAAGATCGATTGATTCAATCGATCGAAGAGATGGTCGCGGAGTGCGGATCGGTTCCACCTAAAATTTACGTCGTGGGATCTCTTGCCGGTGGAACAGGCAGCGGAATGTATATCGACATCGTGCACTTGCTGCGCAGCATGTTGGATGAATCCGGACTGGAAGAAGTTCGCATATTGTCATTGCTGTCATCTGTTGGTTTTCAAATTGACCACTCCAACCCATTGGCGTTGCATGACGCGCAGGCCGCGTTGAATGAAATTGAATTCTTCATGCAGGTCGGCAACGGTTACCCGGGCGACGAAGGGGCAGGTTGGCCTAGCGTACCGGCCGCTCGAACTCCGCTGCGTGATCTATACTTGATCTGTGCATCATCCGCTGACCAATTGGCAAGTAATCCGATCGAGACCATCACGGAATACATTTGGGGTGATTCAACGGGTTGCGGCGATCTCTTAGCAGCGGCTCGTCGATACGAACAAAGTGATTCGCCGTCGATCCGCAAACCGTCGATTCGATCGGTCGGTGTGATTCCGCTCGGCGATCGTCACGGCGTCGAAACTCGCGTGCTGTCACCCGCTGTTGTCCGTGAACTGCTGACGCGTTGGTTAGGTGTGCCGTCGAAGGCTCGAAAAGCATCGCCGGATTTAGCCGATCGATTCGAGCGTCGGCTAAGTCTGTCGCTGCAACATACGATCGAGACGCTGACCGATCACCTGGACATGAAAGCGTTACCAAATCCGACCGTTGGCGGGATCGAGAAGGTTGTTGCCGACCGTGTGAAAAACGGCAATTATGATTGGGTCTCGGCCGGTTGGTTGAACAATATCTATCGTGAGATCTCGGTTTGTTTAAACGATCGCCGCGCTGATGTTTCGACTGTTTTCGAATCGTTGAAACTGCTTAATGACCGTTGTCTTGAATGGTCACGCGATGCAATGCAATCGGCACCGTCACCTGTCGGGGCGGAAGAGACCGTCGTCGCAGATGCGATCTACATTGATGCAATTGTGAAACGATTGAGTGCGCATCAGTTGGAGCAATTCGCGAGCGGTTTGACATTTTTGGAAGAACGACTCGAACGATTGGCTGCCATCCTTGCCGTCGGTGTTGTGGATACGAAAAACGAGATGGGCGACTTTAACCCGTGGGATTCCATGCCCGAGGTTGTCCGCAAGCAGTTCGATGGAGTCGTCAAGCAGTTGCATTCCGATACGGTCGGGCAATGTTTGATTCGGCCAATGAACGATCTGGGAGCGAATCTTGATTCCCGTTCGCTGATTTTTGAGTTGACCGAACTGACGGTACCGATCGTGGTTGACATGGTTGAACGTCACAGCGCCGAAGTTGCCAAGGCTCGCGTGGGAGTACTGAATGTCGAGCAGCCGGATCAAGCAACCACCAGCCTGACGAATACTGCGCCGCAATCAGCCATCAACCGGACGGCTCAGACGCACGAAGTAACGATGGCGAATCAGCCGCGTGTGGCCAGCGGTCCGATGTCAATCGACGATGCGATCGTATGTGTCAAACCCGCACTCTTATCACTAGGCGGCTTACAACGGCTGATCTTGGTGGTGGGGAGCGAAGTGGAACGAACCCAGTTGGAACCCCAGGTCCGTGCGATTCATCCAGGATCATTGACCGTTGCCGTGATTCCAAACACGGAGCCCAAGTTGATCCACGAAGCTCAAAAGATCGAACTCAAGAACGTCATGTCCAGACTGGCTGTTCTCAATGGTGCCAACGAACAAGTCACCAGTCGATTGGCAAGTCGAGTCGACGTCGCATTTTAGGCGGCATCTCGGCAGATGGTCCAGCAATGGAGGACGCCGGTTGGTTATTCCGCGCCGCCGCGTTTTGGCCGATAACCGGTGCTTTTTCGTTCGCGGCGTTCTTTGACGCTGCCTTTCTTCTTTTCCGGCTTAGCGGAACCATCTGTGCCTGGAATGGTGTGAACATAGTCACCTCGAAAACGCTTGTTGGCGTCTTCGCGGCGGCGAGCCTGAGCCTGTTTAGGCGGCTTGGACGGAATCAAACATTCGCAGCCGTCGCCAACCAAGTCCATGCGTCCGACCGATCGCAGCGCTTCGCGGACTTCGAAGTAGTTTTCGGGCTTGAAGAACTGCATTAGGGCCCGTTGCATCTTGCGTTCCTTCATCGCCTTGGCGATATAGATCGGCTGTTTCGTGAACGGGTCCAATTCGGTGTAGTACATCGTTGTCGCAACATCCAGTGGCGCAGGGATGAAGTCTTGCACAGCATCGGGTTTGTAGCCATTGCGTTTCAAAAACAGCGCTAATTCAATCATCGCTGACACATCGCTGCCGGGGTGCGAGGCGATGAAGTATGGAACGATGA harbors:
- a CDS encoding DUF3352 domain-containing protein; this encodes MPHRFRRSQFGLAALFAISLAIVAPVHAQDASSRKTDAPESTVPGAPRMLPHDTLAYIRLDNVDQMRDDFSGSAVGKMLADPSLRPLAGDIYQTLAELFERVGQRVGLTLDELLAIPSGQVAIAALPGNLSDAEEAKVQDDADDESPDAIRRRIARKARQQNSFAGMFIVDAGKQVDDLMAAIEKLESGATQSGYVRRVSKVDGTDLIRLMPPREGRPEIEYFFREKTLVLGIGHGTASTALDHWIGKSDEATLAERTDFTSVMSRSIGAESTRPQLTFFVDPYHIVERLIKRGGAAAFVWPIVEELGIAKIRGLGGSSFRGGEVFEEISHLHILIDTPRDGFFGVLRPETVETTPPDWVPSDVTSYTSVQWDFPTTYKNLGKVLEKFQGPDPLGRFVAEPLKTRLGLELEEDVLDQVTGRYVSCRWVQPPIKLNSQVQLHGLEVKDPVKAKSVIAKIRDRMPGRIEVATVGGNVIYLIKTGRGGNMPQGLRKPEPCFTVLGNWLLISDSREFLERASMASSGSLNQLVSVPEFELVASELGGKLDGEKPFMVSFLRSSEYIRQLYGLAQSPDTRKFLKKQGEKNPLATKVVGMLERNELPPFEKFEKFFAPSGTFAYDEASGMHLGSFTLKAEE
- a CDS encoding BON domain-containing protein; amino-acid sequence: MERLDEEHAADGERACLISLAETTASLLSFDTIGYILASGSNFANVRHSRSLSAERNSSIAVKMGDPIPLNARVEFQALMFRSKTSFVAILALATVSISIGSTSAQGQNTGTGTNAAGAGGVTTPGGMGSLDVSTAFSAIERGTAVGSTGNTGAGFSSLSVAAPNSGAGGGRTTGGGGFGGLGGFGGLFGNTSAANQNVKPVIRTRLRSAVEVPARTNSYVQQTASQTMRSVPSRAGLNGVGVYVENGTAVVTGVVRSERDRRMSELMMRLEPGVHRVENRVVVSP
- a CDS encoding polysaccharide biosynthesis/export family protein; the protein is MKFNPSSVKTTQSARCLTKMKSVSAGVMFAVGLCAMATQAVAQQGTVSVLDSADTRIMDLTDNPVASPCGCQSTPGGYPCVGGCQKCMIGVDCRDNCGAEARWRDIRPMPFDAYGPGGYAGPSRFAHLSEYRLRPGDQVQVLYLITRRQRTGEYKLTPGDEVLIESGTDADLTRGSLESGLMVQPDGTITVRMLGQVHAAGLTVAQLREILDEEYSKFVKQPSIDVTPVKTNTLAEDIRNAVGGQSGFNQQSITVEVTPDGKVRLPGIGEVCVQGFSLNQLKREINLRYKEIVVGIDTEPILTQQAPHQVHVLGQVNQPGRIQLDAPTTVLGAIASAGGHQIGGNLRQVVVFRRAEDWRLISTVLDLQGAMLGKRPTPADEIWLRDGDVIIVPNKPITRFNNWAQQIFTDGLYRIFPVQFNGLNDL
- a CDS encoding EAL domain-containing protein → MPSVDLATIERLRRSSLVADDVWFLSGPTQPGEGVMHIPVDGNPYVVGRKSGVSLKLQFRTVSGSHASMWVDNGILMLRDMGSTNGTYVNGNRLAPNAPIAISEEDLIHFAEAPFRVRRQSPTGMSNGTYAENVCDQALALVQFDRLMSERLVKPHFQAIVDMKDSQAIGFEILGRGSVFGLESVGAMFQAAEQLNLEVELSQLLRWEGIRVGRDLPERPTLFVNTHPREMEDGDGLIKSLINLRDMTGGTDLVLEIHESAVTNPKLMQTLSSALRDLNIRLAYDDFGSGQARLAELIEARPNFVKFDISLVRAIDRANEQRRRMLETLVTMVRDLDIVALAEGIETAEEAEVCKEIGFELAQGFFFGRPTPA
- a CDS encoding ATP-binding protein, whose product is MTTLTSETQSFEPSLLGGLLSNDTFWPSQPQNTSETGLSESFIEALVMKTVLIGGTISGRAVSDRTGLTFRVIEPLLDVLRTRKLVSHVRPAAFNDYYYSLTEAGQKRSQDYMKQCSYVGPAPVPLQDYVLSVEAQAAGLDPIDRDQLREALADISYQDGLLDELGPAVNSNTGMFLFGPPGNGKTTIARCLTRVLGQEIWIPHAIIDDGNLIKLQDDAFHRPAPVPEASGNILKAQEWDRRWLRIGRPTVVVGGELVMENLEVRHDPRSNICEAPLQMKSNCGCLLIDDFGRQRIEPEELLNRWIVPLENNCDYLTLPTGKKIQIPFEQLIIFSTNLEPASLVDEAFLRRVPYKIFVDDPTPEEFIQLMTDVAKKLGFPNTPQAASHLLKFYGETNRNLRRCHPRDLLTQVANFCKYRKLPFAIRPEYLDQACRSYFSQL